One genomic region from Terriglobales bacterium encodes:
- the recG gene encoding ATP-dependent DNA helicase RecG, which yields MLELDSQVQYVKGVGPARAVALAAKGITTVEDLLYYLPFRYEDRSNPRRIADLRPGEMATLVAEVRTSALFRTRRMPIFEMTVGELGDHRPPEFGKSPPATIKCMWFNATYLKDRFKPGQVLALYGKVEEDKRHPGRLQLMQPQIEVLSEDPEENEEALPESLEIGRIVPIYEGMGKGMLTSRGLRRVIRSALESVNPELPETIPEPVRKRMGLIPRMQAFWRAHWPEPDEPLRNLQASRSAAHIRLIFEELFFLQLGLELKRRSLRERPGISFRLDESIREALKRILPFKPTAAQKKVLGEIAADMRQAIPMRRLLQGDVGSGKTIVAFQAAIIAIENGYQVALMAPTEILATQHYFSARSILEKAGYRIVLLTGSLEQDRKRDIRRHLAQGNAQLVIGTHALIEEKVEFARPGLIIVDEQHRFGVMQRLKIMKKSRDDAENTPEPDVLVMTATPIPRTLALTIYGELDVSIIDELPPGRTPTITRRVADTRSDEVFDFVRKQVAAGHQAYVVYPVIEEGAMEGELKAAIQMYDELRKHILPDLRIGLLHGRMEADEKDSVMRRFQRRELDILVSTTVIEVGVDVPNATVMVIEHAERFGLSQLHQLRGRIGRGAAKSYCILMTGSKISEEGEQRLATMVRTQDGFEIAETDLQLRGPGEFFGTRQSGIPSFRVANLVRDRELMEAARREAAFVLSGSAEVPQSEVSRALVHLRASWQRRYGLVEVG from the coding sequence ATGCTGGAGTTAGACAGCCAGGTGCAGTACGTAAAAGGCGTCGGCCCGGCGCGTGCGGTGGCGCTCGCCGCCAAGGGTATCACCACTGTCGAAGATCTGCTCTATTACCTGCCGTTTCGCTACGAGGACCGCTCCAACCCGCGCCGAATTGCCGACTTGCGCCCCGGGGAGATGGCAACCCTGGTTGCCGAAGTCCGCACTTCGGCGCTGTTTCGCACCCGGCGCATGCCCATCTTTGAGATGACGGTAGGCGAGTTGGGGGATCATCGGCCTCCCGAGTTTGGCAAATCGCCTCCCGCCACTATCAAGTGCATGTGGTTTAACGCGACCTATCTCAAAGATCGCTTCAAGCCGGGGCAGGTCCTTGCCCTCTACGGCAAAGTGGAGGAAGACAAGCGGCATCCTGGACGTCTGCAACTGATGCAGCCGCAGATCGAAGTGCTGAGCGAGGACCCCGAAGAGAACGAAGAAGCGCTGCCCGAATCCCTAGAGATCGGCCGCATCGTGCCCATCTACGAAGGCATGGGGAAGGGGATGCTGACCTCGCGGGGTTTGCGGCGCGTGATTCGCAGTGCTCTGGAAAGCGTGAATCCTGAGCTGCCTGAAACTATTCCTGAGCCGGTCCGTAAGCGCATGGGGCTAATTCCCCGCATGCAGGCGTTCTGGCGCGCGCACTGGCCCGAGCCGGATGAACCCCTGCGCAATTTGCAGGCTTCGCGCAGTGCAGCGCATATCCGCCTCATCTTCGAAGAGCTCTTTTTCCTGCAACTCGGGCTGGAACTTAAGCGCCGCAGTCTCCGGGAACGCCCCGGGATCTCGTTCCGCCTCGACGAATCCATCCGTGAGGCTCTCAAGCGAATCTTGCCTTTCAAGCCCACCGCCGCACAAAAGAAGGTCCTGGGAGAAATTGCCGCCGACATGCGCCAGGCGATCCCGATGCGACGGTTGCTGCAGGGCGACGTAGGATCGGGGAAAACCATCGTTGCGTTCCAAGCGGCCATCATTGCCATCGAAAATGGCTACCAGGTCGCACTGATGGCGCCCACGGAAATCCTGGCTACGCAGCATTACTTTTCTGCCCGCAGCATCCTCGAAAAAGCGGGGTACCGGATCGTGCTGCTCACCGGATCGCTCGAACAGGACCGCAAACGCGACATCCGCCGCCACCTCGCCCAGGGCAATGCTCAGCTGGTCATCGGGACACACGCCTTGATCGAGGAGAAAGTCGAATTCGCCCGCCCGGGGCTGATCATCGTGGACGAGCAGCACCGATTCGGCGTGATGCAGCGCCTGAAAATAATGAAAAAGAGCAGAGATGACGCCGAGAATACTCCGGAACCAGACGTTCTCGTCATGACCGCCACTCCGATTCCCCGAACACTGGCTCTCACCATTTATGGCGAACTCGACGTGAGCATCATCGACGAGTTGCCACCGGGCCGCACGCCGACCATTACCCGCCGCGTAGCAGACACGCGCTCGGATGAGGTCTTCGACTTCGTCCGCAAGCAGGTTGCAGCCGGTCACCAGGCGTATGTGGTCTATCCGGTGATCGAGGAAGGCGCAATGGAAGGGGAATTGAAAGCCGCGATCCAGATGTATGACGAGCTGCGCAAACACATACTTCCCGATCTGCGAATCGGCCTGCTGCACGGGCGCATGGAGGCCGACGAAAAAGATTCCGTCATGCGGCGCTTTCAGAGGCGCGAGCTGGACATCCTGGTATCAACCACAGTGATTGAAGTCGGGGTGGACGTTCCCAATGCCACCGTGATGGTGATCGAGCATGCCGAGCGCTTCGGGCTCTCGCAACTTCATCAGCTGCGCGGACGCATAGGGCGCGGCGCTGCCAAGTCTTATTGCATACTGATGACCGGCAGCAAGATTTCCGAGGAGGGCGAGCAACGTTTGGCTACCATGGTCCGCACCCAGGATGGCTTCGAGATCGCCGAGACGGACCTGCAACTGCGTGGGCCCGGAGAATTCTTCGGAACCAGGCAATCCGGGATTCCCAGCTTTCGAGTCGCCAACCTGGTGCGCGATAGGGAGCTTATGGAGGCCGCGAGACGCGAAGCGGCGTTCGTCCTCAGCGGCAGCGCGGAGGTGCCTCAGTCGGAGGTCAGCCGCGCCCTGGTGCACCTGCGGGCCAGTTGGCAAAGGCGCTACGGCCTGGTGGAGGTAGGGTGA
- a CDS encoding S41 family peptidase, whose protein sequence is MSKRLKACFLVLSLALVLFTVMGGLRVRAASNDGAYRQLGVYSEVLSRVRTEYVEEPNIPQVTDGALHGLLESLDANSSYLSPAEYKEYKSHKTEGRAAIGATVSKRFGYAAVVSVIPGGPADKAGIDSGDIIESIESKSTRDLSLAEILTMLSGPQGSNVNVSIVRARRAEPLRLTIVRDVEKIPPVSEKTLDDGIGYLKVDALTKGKAQELASKIKDLQDHGARKLVLDLRNCAEGDESEGIAVANLFLNHGTIAYLQGQKYPRETFNADPQKDITSLPIVVLVNRGTAGAAEIVAAALLDNARADVVGDKTFGAGSIQKVIDIPDGSALILTVAKYYSPNGKAIQDTAVTPTVMVADNNDDFILPDEDENNPSEPEKKPRTQQNDDQLKRAIEVLNKRVNKS, encoded by the coding sequence ATGTCCAAGAGATTGAAAGCCTGCTTTCTCGTCCTTTCCCTGGCTTTAGTGCTCTTCACAGTTATGGGTGGTTTGCGGGTACGCGCTGCCTCCAATGATGGCGCCTATCGGCAGCTGGGTGTTTACAGCGAAGTCCTCTCGCGCGTGCGCACGGAGTACGTGGAAGAGCCCAATATTCCCCAGGTAACTGACGGGGCCTTGCATGGATTGCTGGAATCACTGGATGCCAATTCCAGCTATCTCAGCCCCGCTGAGTACAAGGAATACAAGAGCCATAAGACTGAAGGAAGGGCTGCCATCGGAGCTACAGTTTCGAAGCGCTTCGGCTATGCGGCGGTGGTTTCCGTTATCCCCGGAGGCCCAGCCGATAAAGCGGGCATTGATTCCGGCGACATCATTGAATCGATCGAGTCAAAGAGCACGCGCGACTTGTCGCTGGCCGAGATCCTTACCATGCTTTCCGGTCCGCAGGGCTCGAATGTGAATGTCTCCATCGTGCGCGCCCGTCGCGCCGAGCCGCTGCGCCTCACCATTGTTCGCGATGTCGAGAAGATTCCTCCCGTATCCGAAAAGACCCTGGACGACGGAATTGGATATCTGAAGGTTGATGCTCTGACCAAAGGCAAAGCTCAGGAACTGGCGTCCAAAATCAAAGACCTCCAGGACCACGGAGCGCGCAAGCTCGTGCTCGATCTTCGTAATTGTGCCGAGGGCGATGAGTCGGAAGGCATTGCGGTTGCCAATCTGTTCCTGAACCATGGAACGATCGCCTATCTGCAGGGACAAAAGTACCCGCGCGAGACTTTCAATGCTGATCCCCAAAAAGACATTACCAGTCTGCCCATAGTAGTTCTGGTGAATCGCGGCACCGCCGGCGCTGCCGAAATCGTGGCCGCTGCGCTGCTGGACAATGCGCGCGCCGATGTGGTGGGCGATAAGACCTTTGGGGCGGGATCCATCCAGAAGGTCATCGATATTCCCGATGGTTCGGCTCTGATTCTTACAGTCGCCAAATATTACAGTCCCAATGGCAAAGCCATTCAGGACACCGCGGTGACCCCCACCGTTATGGTCGCCGACAACAACGACGACTTCATCCTTCCGGACGAAGACGAAAACAATCCCTCCGAACCGGAGAAGAAGCCGCGGACACAGCAGAACGACGATCAGCTCAAACGCGCGATCGAAGTGCTCAACAAACGCGTAAACAAGAGCTAA
- the cynS gene encoding cyanase, with the protein MEISAATEKLLAAKKAKGLSFGELGKVIGHDEVWVAALLYGQAKASEEEAKKLGLALGVSAELAEPLMEFPSKGLGPVVPTDPLIYRFYEIMQVYGMPIKAVIHEKFGDGIMSAIDFSMHVEKEADPKGDRVKITMSGKFLPYKKF; encoded by the coding sequence ATGGAAATCAGCGCCGCAACAGAAAAGCTGCTCGCCGCCAAGAAAGCCAAAGGACTGAGTTTCGGCGAACTCGGCAAAGTTATTGGGCACGACGAAGTATGGGTAGCTGCTCTGTTGTACGGACAAGCCAAGGCCAGTGAGGAAGAAGCCAAGAAACTGGGCTTAGCCCTCGGCGTTTCAGCCGAACTCGCTGAGCCTCTTATGGAATTTCCCAGCAAGGGCTTGGGCCCGGTGGTGCCAACTGACCCCCTGATCTATCGCTTCTATGAAATTATGCAGGTGTACGGAATGCCCATCAAGGCTGTGATCCATGAGAAGTTTGGCGACGGCATCATGAGCGCCATCGATTTCAGCATGCACGTCGAAAAGGAAGCCGACCCCAAGGGCGATCGCGTAAAGATCACGATGTCAGGAAAATTTCTCCCGTATAAGAAGTTCTAG
- a CDS encoding S8 family serine peptidase, translating into MKGIRARAGFHCLVVFLLLISLGAPALQAQTRLIVRDSLGLPGINLTCLLTGCHVVTGLGDPDGQLFLVTLPAILDPITGILRLSLQAGVLSVEIDQVVNTQPAYADSPPSYLSDKTPVSYYGATVWRGYVTQPGNQLIRTDQTHSVLNAAGAGVTVAVIDTGVDPTHPVLMPVLVSGYDFTRNVSGGSEKADVNASPDSSSAQTAEVNQRTVAVLDQRTVAVLDGSQYSAFGHGTMTAGVVHLVAPQAKIMPLKAFHADGTGYDSDVLRAIYYAVKNGADVINMSFDYTSYSTELARAIRYANSQGVVSVASAGNDGLRTVVYPAGLPGVIDVASTSNSDVQSSFTNYGAPPVWMAAPGEGIMTTYPWGTYAAGWGTSFSTPFVAGTAAVMLGNNGGGCSSSSVPWGLALAHYIGDPDMGWGRLDTFQAVTACYVLR; encoded by the coding sequence ATGAAGGGTATTCGAGCAAGGGCCGGTTTTCACTGCCTGGTGGTTTTTTTGCTGCTGATTTCGCTGGGCGCTCCCGCACTGCAAGCGCAGACGCGTCTGATTGTGCGGGACTCGCTGGGATTGCCCGGTATCAATCTCACCTGCCTTTTGACCGGCTGCCATGTAGTTACCGGACTAGGCGATCCTGACGGGCAGTTGTTCCTGGTGACCCTCCCGGCGATTCTTGATCCCATCACCGGAATCCTCCGCCTGAGCCTTCAGGCTGGGGTGCTTTCAGTTGAAATTGATCAGGTGGTAAACACCCAGCCAGCGTACGCAGATTCCCCGCCTTCCTACCTGAGCGACAAAACGCCGGTTTCGTATTACGGCGCGACCGTGTGGCGCGGTTACGTGACCCAGCCCGGTAATCAGCTTATTCGCACCGACCAGACTCATTCCGTCCTCAATGCTGCAGGCGCAGGTGTGACCGTGGCGGTAATTGATACCGGCGTCGATCCTACACACCCGGTATTGATGCCCGTGCTTGTGAGCGGATACGACTTCACCCGCAACGTCAGCGGCGGCTCGGAAAAAGCCGACGTGAATGCCAGTCCTGACAGCAGCTCGGCGCAAACCGCCGAGGTCAACCAGCGCACTGTGGCGGTGCTGGATCAGAGGACCGTCGCGGTTCTTGATGGCAGCCAATATTCCGCCTTCGGACACGGCACGATGACGGCCGGGGTGGTGCACCTGGTGGCGCCACAGGCAAAAATCATGCCTTTGAAGGCATTCCACGCCGATGGCACCGGTTACGATTCCGACGTCCTGCGGGCGATTTATTACGCGGTCAAGAATGGGGCTGACGTGATCAATATGAGCTTCGACTACACCAGTTATTCCACGGAACTCGCCCGCGCCATTCGTTACGCCAACAGCCAGGGAGTGGTTTCGGTGGCCTCGGCCGGAAACGATGGTCTTCGGACGGTCGTCTATCCCGCCGGGCTGCCGGGAGTAATTGATGTCGCCTCCACCTCCAACTCCGATGTCCAGTCCAGCTTTACCAATTACGGAGCGCCACCGGTGTGGATGGCTGCGCCCGGGGAAGGCATCATGACCACATATCCTTGGGGTACCTATGCGGCAGGATGGGGCACGTCGTTCAGCACGCCCTTTGTTGCCGGCACTGCGGCCGTAATGCTCGGGAACAACGGCGGGGGCTGCAGCAGTTCGAGTGTGCCCTGGGGGCTGGCGCTGGCTCACTACATTGGCGATCCCGATATGGGCTGGGGACGTCTGGACACCTTCCAGGCCGTTACAGCCTGTTACGTCTTGCGGTGA
- a CDS encoding STAS domain-containing protein gives MAVNPVAPTPELQLDTEETQAETIIHCSGRVTSSTSPLLQATVKKVIPEKKTIVLDLSKVSYLDSSGIGALVSVWVSAKRNGCELKLVSLSDRVKELLHLTNLDKLLATSRFPDKPSF, from the coding sequence ATGGCTGTGAATCCGGTCGCTCCCACTCCCGAATTGCAGCTCGACACTGAAGAGACCCAGGCAGAAACGATTATCCACTGCAGTGGCAGAGTTACCTCATCCACCTCGCCGCTACTGCAGGCCACGGTTAAGAAAGTGATTCCCGAGAAGAAGACCATCGTTCTAGACCTGTCGAAGGTAAGCTATCTGGACAGTTCTGGTATCGGTGCGCTGGTCAGCGTATGGGTTTCGGCGAAGAGGAACGGGTGCGAGCTGAAGCTGGTCAGCCTGAGCGATCGCGTGAAGGAACTGCTTCACCTGACCAATTTGGACAAGCTGCTTGCCACATCAAGATTTCCTGATAAGCCGAGTTTTTAG
- a CDS encoding HD-GYP domain-containing protein, whose protein sequence is MADHTSHSLLWRQEATINNSAMITTPFADSLELLLRVKELEEQQLALRNSVICAFNQLLDLKDINTGVHSTRLAEWALRVARKMNIPEEHFYQVEVAALLHDIGKIGVPDAILKKAGPLTTEERALINRHPEYSWSILRLFPGLEDASLYALHHHENMDGTGYPAGLKGEDIPTVSRIISVIDAYDAMVSNRCYRKGLPHEEAVRRLLASSATQFDSNVVQAFIPIAENEAADVFAAAGTSTAAAL, encoded by the coding sequence GTGGCAGATCACACATCTCACTCGCTGCTGTGGCGGCAGGAGGCGACCATCAATAACTCGGCGATGATCACGACTCCTTTCGCCGATTCACTGGAGCTGCTGCTTCGAGTCAAAGAATTGGAGGAGCAGCAGCTGGCGCTTCGCAATTCGGTGATCTGCGCCTTCAACCAACTGCTGGACTTAAAGGACATCAACACCGGTGTCCACAGCACACGACTGGCAGAGTGGGCACTCCGGGTCGCGCGCAAGATGAACATTCCTGAAGAGCACTTTTATCAGGTCGAGGTTGCCGCCTTGCTGCACGATATCGGCAAGATCGGCGTGCCCGATGCCATCCTGAAAAAAGCAGGACCGTTGACCACAGAGGAGCGCGCGCTCATCAATCGCCATCCCGAGTACAGCTGGTCCATCCTGCGCTTGTTTCCAGGCCTCGAAGACGCCAGCCTGTACGCGCTGCATCACCACGAGAACATGGACGGCACAGGCTACCCGGCAGGTTTGAAGGGAGAGGATATCCCCACCGTCTCACGCATCATTTCTGTCATCGATGCCTACGACGCGATGGTTTCCAACCGTTGTTACCGCAAGGGGCTGCCACATGAAGAGGCGGTCCGCCGGCTGCTGGCGAGCAGCGCAACCCAGTTCGATTCCAACGTGGTGCAGGCTTTTATTCCCATCGCAGAAAATGAAGCCGCCGATGTTTTCGCCGCCGCCGGCACTAGTACCGCCGCCGCACTCTAG
- a CDS encoding PBP1A family penicillin-binding protein: MATKTPVEELAAHQPRRKRLVRWMIFGLLVLASAMVGALGGLLLVYSTDLPEIGELEHYRPSSVTELYDDQGKVIGSFALQRRIVVSYDDFPKLLRDAIISIEDKDFEKHWGINLWRGIGAAYRDLTSGTRAQGASTLTMQLARNLFLSPERTFNRKVQEVLLSIQIERRFTKPQIFTLYANQIFLGHGVYGFEAGAQYYFSKRARDLTLEEAALLAGLPKAPNAYSPINNPDRALRRRNLVINSMLEDGKITASEAARAKNSPLRLHLQADPNYLAPYFVEEIRRYLEKKYGSDEVHQGGLRVYTSLSSELQATANQAVLDGLAAYERRHGWKGKLENAIAEGTELNKFDHPDWSKPIQAGSYVHALVTSISPARAEVKLGKYTSEITPALIAWTHHKRVDEILANGDVVYVRVTAISPDNSAQVTLEQDSGTQGALLAIDNVNGDIKAMVGGRDFDLSKFNRATQAQRQVGSSFKPYVYTAAIDEDGMTPDDTVVDSPVSFDTLSGPWVPHNYDGKFEGTITLRRALAQSRNIPAVKIADRVGIKNVIEYARKFGVTSPIPPYLPVALGSADLTLMEQTSAFTTFPGDGVRVVPRYIRKVEDYGAHVLEEDYPEVHDVVSSRTARIMTAMLREVVLHGTAYSASKLNHPLAGKTGTTNDFTDAWFIGFSPSMTCGVWVGFDEKKSLGNKETGAQAALPIWVDFMKVALKGKDQEQFPEPPVLPSKSVAQQLDTPDFHPGDGETH; the protein is encoded by the coding sequence ATGGCGACCAAGACACCGGTTGAAGAGCTTGCGGCTCACCAGCCCCGGCGAAAACGGCTTGTCCGGTGGATGATCTTTGGCCTTCTGGTGCTGGCCTCCGCCATGGTCGGCGCACTGGGCGGGCTGCTGCTGGTCTACTCCACCGATCTGCCCGAGATTGGTGAACTGGAGCACTATCGCCCCAGCTCGGTCACGGAACTCTACGATGATCAGGGCAAGGTGATTGGTTCGTTTGCGCTGCAGCGCCGCATCGTGGTCTCCTACGATGATTTCCCCAAGCTCCTGCGCGACGCCATCATCTCCATCGAAGACAAGGATTTCGAAAAGCACTGGGGAATCAATCTGTGGCGCGGCATTGGCGCTGCCTATCGTGACCTGACGTCGGGCACGCGCGCACAAGGCGCTTCGACCTTAACCATGCAGCTGGCTCGAAACTTGTTCTTGTCCCCTGAGCGCACCTTCAACCGCAAGGTGCAGGAGGTATTGCTCTCCATCCAGATTGAACGGCGTTTTACCAAGCCGCAAATCTTCACGCTCTACGCCAATCAGATTTTTCTTGGGCATGGCGTGTATGGATTCGAAGCGGGAGCCCAGTATTACTTCAGTAAGCGGGCGCGAGATCTCACGCTGGAAGAGGCCGCTCTGTTGGCAGGTCTGCCCAAGGCGCCGAATGCATACTCGCCCATCAACAATCCGGACCGCGCCTTGCGCCGGCGCAACCTGGTAATCAACTCCATGCTGGAGGATGGAAAGATCACCGCTTCGGAAGCCGCACGCGCCAAGAACTCTCCTCTGCGGCTGCATCTCCAGGCAGATCCGAATTATCTGGCGCCTTATTTTGTCGAAGAAATCCGCCGTTATCTGGAAAAGAAATACGGCAGTGATGAAGTTCACCAGGGTGGCCTGCGCGTCTATACCTCCCTCAGCTCCGAGCTGCAGGCCACCGCCAATCAGGCAGTGTTGGACGGTTTGGCCGCCTACGAGCGCCGCCATGGCTGGAAAGGCAAGCTGGAAAACGCAATTGCCGAAGGGACCGAGCTGAACAAATTCGATCACCCTGATTGGAGCAAGCCCATTCAGGCCGGATCCTACGTGCACGCGCTGGTGACTTCGATCTCGCCGGCTCGGGCGGAAGTGAAACTGGGAAAATACACCAGCGAGATTACCCCCGCGCTGATCGCCTGGACCCACCACAAGCGAGTTGACGAGATCCTGGCCAACGGCGACGTGGTCTACGTAAGAGTGACGGCTATCTCACCCGACAATAGCGCGCAGGTCACGCTCGAGCAGGATTCCGGAACTCAGGGGGCGTTGTTGGCGATCGATAACGTAAACGGGGACATCAAGGCCATGGTCGGCGGCCGCGACTTCGACCTCTCCAAGTTCAATCGTGCTACCCAGGCGCAGCGGCAGGTTGGATCGTCTTTTAAGCCGTATGTATACACCGCAGCCATCGACGAGGATGGAATGACTCCCGACGACACCGTCGTGGATTCCCCGGTGAGCTTTGACACTCTTTCCGGACCGTGGGTGCCTCACAACTACGACGGGAAGTTCGAAGGCACCATCACCTTGCGCCGGGCATTGGCGCAATCACGCAACATTCCAGCGGTAAAGATCGCCGATCGTGTGGGAATTAAGAACGTGATCGAATACGCGCGGAAATTTGGCGTAACCTCGCCTATTCCTCCGTATCTGCCAGTGGCGCTGGGCTCCGCGGACCTTACCCTGATGGAGCAGACCAGCGCGTTTACGACTTTTCCCGGCGACGGCGTTCGCGTCGTTCCACGATATATCCGGAAAGTTGAGGATTACGGCGCCCATGTTCTGGAGGAGGACTATCCGGAAGTGCACGATGTGGTCAGCTCGCGTACGGCACGCATCATGACTGCAATGTTGCGCGAAGTGGTGCTCCACGGCACCGCCTACTCTGCCAGCAAACTGAATCATCCACTGGCAGGCAAGACCGGCACGACGAACGACTTCACCGACGCCTGGTTTATCGGCTTTTCTCCTTCGATGACCTGCGGCGTTTGGGTGGGTTTCGATGAGAAAAAGTCACTGGGGAATAAGGAAACCGGCGCCCAGGCGGCTCTGCCCATCTGGGTCGATTTCATGAAGGTGGCACTGAAAGGAAAAGATCAGGAGCAGTTTCCCGAACCTCCGGTATTGCCTTCCAAATCTGTGGCCCAGCAACTGGACACTCCCGATTTCCATCCTGGGGACGGGGAGACTCACTAG